AGTATTTGTTTGTTGCTATCCAAATTCCAAAGTAGTTGTACTACCATTTGAAGCCTTCTATTCAGACCTTctgtaatttaaataaatatgataaaagaGATGTCAGCTTAATTgataagattattggaaatgtCATCTTTCGTGAACAAAAaggacattttaagtttcaagatCTTGCCTATTGGTAGACAATTTTTTGCTTGTGTCTCTGCCTGAagatttttttctcttataatATGTGCCACAAAACTAAATCTGAAACTACATAATTTTTTCTGTGTTTTAGATTAATATCAGAACAATGCTTTTTTTTTGCCAGTTTTTCAGTGTATCATTTCTTTAGCACTTGAAGTACATATATTGTGTTTAGTCTGTTGTTAGTTACTCTCCAATATTCAATCATATGTATAACAATCCTTTATTAGTACTTCTGTAACATTGGATAATGATATTTAAATGACAACGTTTCGTTGATATGATGTTTAGGCGAAGTCTTGGCAGGGGGAAGTTGTGGGAGTTGAGAGATGACAGAAAATGGGGGCATGACAAGTTTGAGGAATTGACTCAGGAAAGACATTATGATGAGGTGAACTATTGCTTCTTAAATCTTAAGTATGTctgggtgtgtgtgtgtttttttatggCTCTTCACTCTGTTGGTTTTTTGTTCTGATATGTTATGTATTATCAGGGCAGGAGGGGTTCGAGGGGACGAAATCGCGGCCGTGGAAGAAGTCGAGGAGAAGATCGTGCAGTTGCACGAGGAAACAGGCCTAAGGTGTACAACAATAACAATCAAACTAATGCTCCAAAGTCTGTGAGAGGGCGGGGCCCTAGAAGATATCAACCGTCTACTCCGAACAATTTTGAGGGTTCTGCACAAAGCAGACAGTAAGTAAAAGTATCGTGATTTTGGTTATCTATTGTTAGGTATATTATTTGCTCAGTAATTGATTGCTAATTTTTTATAGGTCGGTAAAACCAATAGAGAAAACCTCATATGCAAGTTCAGGAAGAGCATCTGCAGCCACATCGACATCAGAATCTGCTCAAGTGCCAGTTAGGAAAAATCTTGTTGCTTCCAATTTGAATTCTGCTTCTcctccattttatccttctggTTCATCaaataaagaaacaaatatGACTCAGAAAAAGGATGCTCAATCTGGAGCACTTAATCGGGGCCCACGCCCGTCTGTTATGGCCGAGAATTATCCAATTTCTCAGCCTAACAATATTCGCGGAAGAAATGCACATGATTCTTTAGGCATGGGAAAACTTTATATTGATGATTCAGTCTCTTCTACTGCTGGGAAGCCCCtaaacaacttgcaaagtaGGGTCGACGGGAGAGGTTCAATGCCATTTGGACAAGTGGCCTATCAACCAGTGCCGCCTCATCATAGTCAAGTAAATAGGGTTCCAAACCAGCTTCGTTCAAATCAGCAATATGTGCCTCGGTCGGCTAGTGGATCTCGAGCATCTTCTCCACCTAAAAAGTCGGTTCCTATACATGCTGTTGAATCTACAGAAATTGAATCTTCTACGGAATCCAACGATTCTAAGACAGCATTAGTTGGAAAAGGAAAAGGCAGTGTTCCGAGCAGCGGTATGAGCGCATTTTCTTATGCAAGCCTTGGTGGTAATCAGGGTGATCAAAATTTTCCTGGTGCTCCAACGTTTTTGCCAGGTAAAGGGCCATTTGCTAAAATTTGTGTAGTAGTAAATTTATTTCTATTTGATTAGCTTCTGCAAACATGCAATGATGGTATTGTCGTATTGAGTATGTTTTTGTGTGGATTTTGCATGTAGTTATGCAATTTGCAGGCCAGCATGCTGGTGGTCTTGGAGTTCCAGCTGTTGGCATGGCATTCCCTGGCTATGTTGGTCAGCCCAATGGGATGGGAAATTCAGAGATGACTTGGTATTCTACTTCGCTTTTTATAACCGTATCTCTTATTTCTAAAATTTGCACAGCTTTTTGGCTGTTTATCAACAAGCTTAAGCTGAGTACCAACATATTTGATGATGTGACACTAGGCTACCTGTATTGGCTGGTGCTGCTGGAGCTTTAGGTACTGCTGGACTAGGGGGCACCTACCCATATATCACAATGGATGGTGCCTATCATCCTCACCCATCTGGTCAGCCATCTTCATTACCTCCTCCGACAAGGTACATAAATGTTATGGCTTATCTTCAGACTGTTTCATGAAGTTCATTTActcaataattttttatttggtttCTTTTCAGCAAAGACAATAATGCGAATAAAGTTGGTAGTGAAGTAAAGCCTTCCCAGAGACCTGGTAAGACACAATGCTGGTTATTAAGTTATTTTTGATACATGAACACATGGACTAACCTTTTTGTAACTTCTCTCTTggtaatttaataaatttggCTATCAATCTTATTAAATTTTGCAGAACTTGCAAATGATGAGTTGAGACAACGCCAAAATAAAGCTCGCAGGCaagtttgaaattttgaatattcagtTTGACCTCAGATAGTGTTTTTACTTTCCACAAACAATTGATCTTTTACTTTTGTTTGCTGTCTGTGCAGATACACCGAAATGAAGTTTGACAAGTGAAGTATTAAATAGGTCAAAACCTATTCAATATTGCTGATAAAGATGACTTTCCAAACTGAATATCTGAAATTCTGCGTGGTACTTTTGGTGCTGCAGGCGTTAGGCCGTTTGTGTCCTCCAGTGTCCTCCTGGAGCACTTTGGGCAGCTGTAGTATTTCCCAATTATTTAAGGTAACTTTGCCTCTCAGATACGGTTAACATCTGTATAGTAAGCTTaacttatttgtttattatatatgtgtacTTTTGAATTATTCACTGCAATTGTGGGAggacaatattaatatttctcTGTACACTTAGGTATATGTTTGAAACGCCTGCTCGTGCTGTATCCTTTATAACAAAAGAATGCAGTCTGACAGGTAGCAGGACTTTTTTTTTGGATGCGAGGTATATAAAGAACTTGAGTACATGGTGTTTCATATAATGCTTGaagaaataacacaacaattgTGAATGCTTACATACTTGTTTTTGATTGCAGGTTTTTTTTGGcgttgtttctttcttttcttttgtgaaAGCTTTTGAAAGTTGTTGGCAGGCTTATATTTGGGAAAATAGTAAAAGAACAAGAGATTTGGTGCAGTTCCTTTGTGTCGTCGAGTGTAGTGGAACTTTTCTCGTAgctattttatgtttttacctCCTTTCCTGTATTTCTTATTTCCGACTTTTGAGGATTGACTTGTGCTTGGGGGTTGAATTGCCAATCTATTTTGCAGTGTGTTTTGGCGTCTTTATTGAGGTTTGTCGTTTCTATATCTTATTGCATGACTTATACCAGTGGGGTAACTGTGTTTCTTCTTCCCTACAATGGGTTTTGCAATAAAAGGTAACTTTGTATTCTCTCTCCCCCCCTTCTTATAGACCCTCTCTCCTAATAGTCTAATTTCTATGGTATTAACTGTATAAGTGA
The sequence above is drawn from the Erigeron canadensis isolate Cc75 chromosome 4, C_canadensis_v1, whole genome shotgun sequence genome and encodes:
- the LOC122595765 gene encoding protein MLN51 homolog; this encodes MAEEEEEYESDPEQAKLSLKMRRRREASDDEEEEENGDFRARVSDGEDESDDDDGQGAAADYDDDDDEYDDLIDDDLVEEEEVEAVREEVVEGGSVKGRSDGDEIGGNVVEKEEGADGEGEGKKENEPFAVPTAGAFYMHDDRFRATSARGGGAAAGRHRRSLGRGKLWELRDDRKWGHDKFEELTQERHYDEGRRGSRGRNRGRGRSRGEDRAVARGNRPKVYNNNNQTNAPKSVRGRGPRRYQPSTPNNFEGSAQSRQSVKPIEKTSYASSGRASAATSTSESAQVPVRKNLVASNLNSASPPFYPSGSSNKETNMTQKKDAQSGALNRGPRPSVMAENYPISQPNNIRGRNAHDSLGMGKLYIDDSVSSTAGKPLNNLQSRVDGRGSMPFGQVAYQPVPPHHSQVNRVPNQLRSNQQYVPRSASGSRASSPPKKSVPIHAVESTEIESSTESNDSKTALVGKGKGSVPSSGMSAFSYASLGGNQGDQNFPGAPTFLPVMQFAGQHAGGLGVPAVGMAFPGYVGQPNGMGNSEMTWLPVLAGAAGALGTAGLGGTYPYITMDGAYHPHPSGQPSSLPPPTSKDNNANKVGSEVKPSQRPELANDELRQRQNKARRYTEMKFDK